TCATCCAAAGTGCCGCTAGTACCGGCGATTAACTGATCTAAAGAGCGGCTGACGGTACGGGCATTACGGGCTACTTCAGTCATACCCTTTTTGTGATTATCCAGCTCCTCAAGAGTAGTCATCGGCAAGAATAGATCATGCTCAGAGAAGCGGAACAAAGAGCTTGGATCATGCATCAACACATTGGTGTCGAGTACGAATAAAGAAGGAGGCCCTGTGCGAATCACACGTTTTGGTTTGGCTGGAGCTGTAGCCTTGCTGTCGTTACGAATTGGGCTACGATCTGCCTTGATCTTTTCAAGAGCAACTTCTGCTGCAGATAAGTCCTCTTCCATATCGTTTGTCCAATCGGAACTTTCTACCACCACTGGTTTTGCTGGAGCTGGGCGTTTCTTCAAGTCGGGAGTGTCTTTATGACTGAGCTTCACTTGATCAGCAATTTGAGTTGGGATGGGTGGCAATGGCATGCAGGCTCTCCTAAAAGAAAAAACCGCCAAGCGGAGTGCGTTGACGGTTTATTACGAAACTGGTTGCGACATCTAAAAAACGGAGGGGGTTGTTCCCCGAACCTGCTCTGAGATATTCAGGTTTCTGATTCAAACGGATTGTCAGACTTTCCCGTCGTTTACGGTGCATATGAATCACTTTACCCCAAATTTTGGGGTTTGCAAGCACCCTAGAACAAATTGTTGTAAAAATTACTTTGCAGCTTTAGCCGCCTGTAATACCTCTGTCACATGGCCCGGAACTTTAAGGCCGCGCCACTCTTGAACCAGCTTGCCAGAGGAATCAAACAAGAAGGTGCTGCGCTCAATACCGCGGACCTGTTTGCCATACATATTCTTCATTTTGATGACGCCAAAAAGTTGGCAGAGCTTTTCTTCAGTATCGGCAACTAGCTCAAACGGCAGTTCTAGTTTGCTACGAAAATTGTCATGGGATTTGAGGCTATCGCGTGAAACGCCAACGATCAAAGTATTGGCCTTAGTAAATGCCTCAATATTGTCACGAAACTCGCCTGACTCAGCAGTGCAACCAGGAGTCATATCCTTAGGATAAAAGTACAGAACCAGTTTTTTCCCCTTAGCGGATGCTGGAGAAAAAGTGAGGCCTGATGTCGCTGGGATAGCGCATGCTGGGATAGGTTGGCCGATAGCTACTGTCATGATGGTCCTTTGCTTTGTCTCTGAATTGATAATTACTTATTTAGTTGCTTTGAATAATCAGTTCACCGCTACGATTTGGGATTTCACCCCAAGTCAGTGGTAATACGGCTATTTTATCTAGTTGATTGGTGGCTTTCCAAGATTGGTGTAGCTCGCCCATGGTAACGAGGTCGTGGCCTTGATTTAGCCATCCAGCTAGTAGCTGTTCAAACGCAGGTAATAGCTTCTGACCCTCTAGTTCTGCGTGCAGAGTGAAGACT
Above is a genomic segment from Polynucleobacter wuianus containing:
- a CDS encoding peroxiredoxin, with the translated sequence MTVAIGQPIPACAIPATSGLTFSPASAKGKKLVLYFYPKDMTPGCTAESGEFRDNIEAFTKANTLIVGVSRDSLKSHDNFRSKLELPFELVADTEEKLCQLFGVIKMKNMYGKQVRGIERSTFLFDSSGKLVQEWRGLKVPGHVTEVLQAAKAAK